A window of the Lactobacillus amylovorus DSM 20531 genome harbors these coding sequences:
- a CDS encoding aminotransferase class I/II-fold pyridoxal phosphate-dependent enzyme, whose protein sequence is MNNLPEKLQKIVKEVDQQIAPKLAEIEDQIVFNQAKVLKAFQDNAVAEADLSGSTGYGDDDMGRDKLDRIYAQVFDTEDALVRPQFVSGTHTLFVALNGNLKSGDTLTYLTGQPYDTLQKVIGLTVDKRGTLAEKGVKFSYVPLNDENTVDYDQAEKILKRDQPKIVAIQRSRGYSTRKTFTIDQIKEMIAFVKKVSPKSIVFIDNCYGEFSEKHEATEYGADLMAGSLIKNAGGGLAKTGGYIVGKKDLVENAKLALTAPGCTDEGATIGNLHDFYEGFFLSPNVTGMAEKGMIFAAALFDKMGMNVTPAWDEKRSDIIETIIFNDPDKMVKFVQEVQKNSPIDSFVTPEAVHMEGYEDKIIMAAGNFVSGSTIEFSADGPIRPPYAVYMQGGLTYAHDKVAIINAVRDTFFNK, encoded by the coding sequence ATGAATAATTTACCAGAAAAACTACAAAAGATTGTCAAAGAAGTTGATCAACAAATTGCTCCTAAATTGGCAGAAATTGAAGATCAGATCGTTTTTAACCAAGCTAAGGTACTTAAAGCTTTCCAAGATAATGCCGTCGCAGAAGCCGATTTAAGCGGTTCTACGGGCTATGGTGATGACGATATGGGCCGTGACAAGCTTGATCGGATTTATGCCCAAGTTTTTGATACTGAAGATGCTTTAGTACGTCCACAATTCGTTTCAGGTACGCATACTTTATTTGTTGCTTTAAACGGTAACTTGAAGTCAGGCGATACTTTAACTTATTTAACTGGTCAACCTTATGATACTTTGCAAAAAGTAATCGGCTTAACCGTTGATAAGCGTGGTACTTTGGCTGAAAAGGGCGTGAAGTTTTCATACGTGCCACTAAATGATGAAAATACTGTTGACTATGATCAAGCAGAAAAGATTCTGAAGCGTGATCAACCCAAGATCGTTGCTATTCAACGTTCACGTGGCTACTCAACTAGAAAGACTTTCACCATCGATCAAATTAAAGAAATGATTGCCTTTGTTAAGAAGGTAAGTCCTAAGAGTATTGTCTTTATTGATAATTGTTACGGTGAATTTTCTGAAAAGCACGAAGCAACTGAATACGGTGCCGACTTAATGGCTGGTTCTTTAATCAAGAATGCCGGCGGTGGTCTAGCCAAGACCGGTGGCTACATCGTGGGTAAAAAGGACTTAGTAGAAAATGCTAAACTCGCTTTGACTGCACCTGGCTGTACCGATGAAGGAGCTACTATTGGCAACTTGCATGACTTCTATGAAGGCTTCTTCTTGTCACCTAACGTAACTGGTATGGCCGAAAAGGGTATGATTTTTGCGGCTGCATTGTTTGATAAGATGGGCATGAATGTAACGCCTGCCTGGGATGAAAAGCGGAGTGACATTATCGAAACAATCATCTTCAATGACCCAGACAAGATGGTGAAGTTCGTTCAAGAAGTACAAAAGAACTCGCCAATCGACTCCTTCGTAACTCCAGAAGCTGTCCACATGGAAGGCTACGAAGACAAGATTATTATGGCTGCTGGTAACTTCGTTTCAGGTTCAACAATTGAATTCTCAGCAGATGGTCCGATTAGACCACCTTACGCAGTATATATGCAAGGCGGTTTGACTTATGCTCATGACAAGGTCGCAATCATTAATGCGGTTCGCGATACATTTTTTAACAAATAG
- the miaA gene encoding tRNA (adenosine(37)-N6)-dimethylallyltransferase MiaA has translation MQKVLAIVGPTAIGKTDLAIALAQKLNGEIVSGDSMQVYQEVEVGTAKATKEEQSKVKHYLVDTRSVFDEFSVKDFVDEAQKAIKEISAKGKLPILAGGTGFYVNALLNQMQLGEKQEENRGTSQKWKDYLARYGPEKLWQVLNEKDPAAAKKIPVPNSRRTMRALTVIDRTGKKFSEQQKKIDPRYDYLIIGLNSDRQEIYRRINLRVDKMMQKGMLDEAKFIYENRAKEHQILQAIAYKEFFPYFEGKEDLDSCVTQLKTASRRYAKRQLTYFRNQLPVVWFDPLNDPDCKQKIIAKVEEWKNE, from the coding sequence ATGCAAAAAGTATTAGCCATTGTTGGCCCAACCGCGATTGGCAAGACTGATCTGGCTATTGCCTTAGCCCAGAAATTAAATGGTGAGATCGTCTCAGGTGACTCTATGCAAGTTTACCAAGAAGTCGAAGTTGGTACCGCCAAAGCAACCAAAGAGGAACAGAGCAAGGTTAAACATTACCTAGTAGATACGCGCTCTGTGTTTGATGAATTTTCAGTCAAAGATTTCGTTGACGAAGCCCAAAAAGCTATTAAAGAAATTAGTGCTAAAGGTAAATTGCCAATTTTAGCTGGAGGTACCGGTTTTTATGTCAATGCCTTGCTTAACCAAATGCAGCTGGGTGAAAAGCAAGAAGAAAATCGCGGTACGTCGCAAAAATGGAAAGATTATCTCGCTCGCTACGGCCCAGAAAAACTGTGGCAGGTATTAAATGAAAAGGATCCGGCTGCAGCTAAGAAGATTCCGGTGCCTAATTCACGTAGAACGATGCGGGCACTGACCGTAATTGATCGTACTGGTAAGAAATTTTCGGAACAACAAAAGAAGATTGACCCCCGCTATGATTATTTGATTATCGGCCTTAATTCTGATAGACAGGAAATCTATCGCAGAATTAATTTGCGCGTCGACAAGATGATGCAAAAAGGGATGCTGGATGAAGCTAAATTCATTTATGAGAATCGTGCTAAAGAGCATCAAATTTTGCAGGCGATTGCTTACAAGGAATTCTTTCCTTACTTCGAAGGCAAGGAAGATTTAGACAGCTGTGTTACGCAGTTAAAAACTGCTTCGAGGCGGTATGCTAAACGACAATTAACTTATTTTAGAAATCAACTACCCGTCGTTTGGTTTGATCCGCTGAATGATCCTGATTGTAAACAAAAGATTATTGCAAAAGTCGAGGAATGGAAAAATGAATAA
- a CDS encoding rhodanese-like domain-containing protein, with amino-acid sequence MSSFLIVLDTVLLVILLVFGGVWAWNKIQAKSLGGELTNEEFKEGMRKAQIIDLREKEPFKRKHIDGARSLPYTMLKYQYNELRSDLPVYLYSDSNTITLRAARFLKKKGFVSVHWLKGGFETWDGRTKKSKY; translated from the coding sequence ATGTCGAGTTTTTTAATTGTCTTAGATACTGTTTTATTAGTTATTCTTTTAGTCTTCGGTGGTGTTTGGGCCTGGAATAAGATTCAAGCCAAATCCCTCGGCGGTGAATTGACTAATGAAGAATTTAAAGAAGGCATGCGTAAGGCACAAATTATTGATCTGCGAGAAAAAGAGCCTTTTAAACGCAAGCATATTGATGGTGCGCGAAGCTTGCCATATACGATGCTTAAGTATCAATATAATGAACTTAGAAGTGATTTGCCGGTTTACCTTTACTCAGACTCAAACACAATCACATTGAGAGCTGCCCGTTTCTTGAAGAAAAAGGGCTTTGTTTCAGTCCACTGGCTTAAGGGTGGTTTTGAGACCTGGGACGGCAGAACTAAAAAGTCTAAATATTAA
- a CDS encoding YqgQ family protein has translation MKTLYDVQQLLEKYGILVHIGKRIWDIELMALELDNINKAGLIDQHDYMMAKLILRREYRIEELNEKKKDKKNNSK, from the coding sequence ATGAAGACTTTATATGATGTACAGCAGCTTTTAGAGAAATATGGCATTTTGGTTCATATTGGTAAAAGAATCTGGGACATTGAACTAATGGCCTTAGAACTCGACAATATTAATAAGGCTGGTTTGATCGATCAACATGATTATATGATGGCTAAACTTATTTTACGTAGAGAATATCGCATTGAAGAACTCAATGAAAAAAAGAAAGATAAGAAAAACAATAGCAAGTAA
- a CDS encoding rhomboid family intramembrane serine protease, whose product MNRRINLSQAFVTMGILVVLLIVFLAEVFLGGSENTNVLMKMGAMSNYAVVVGNQWWRLFTAQFLHIGVMHLVSNAVIIYYMGQYIEPIMGHARFLVTYLLAGIGGNLMSLAFSSDRGLSAGASTALFGLFGAMTAIGLRNIHNPMISFLGRQAFVLALINLGIDIFAPGIDIWGHLGGLIVGFLLAVILGDRVMKTYNPKWRVLAGAVLIFYVVWTVRTGMIINF is encoded by the coding sequence ATGAATCGAAGAATCAACCTGTCGCAAGCATTTGTGACAATGGGTATTTTAGTAGTATTATTGATCGTCTTTTTGGCTGAAGTATTCCTTGGCGGTTCAGAAAATACCAACGTATTGATGAAAATGGGTGCCATGAGCAACTACGCCGTAGTGGTTGGCAACCAATGGTGGCGTTTATTTACTGCCCAATTTTTGCATATTGGTGTAATGCACTTGGTTTCTAACGCCGTAATTATTTACTACATGGGGCAATATATTGAACCGATTATGGGTCACGCTAGATTTTTAGTGACTTATCTTTTAGCCGGTATTGGCGGTAATCTAATGAGTTTAGCCTTTAGTTCCGACCGCGGTTTGAGCGCTGGTGCTTCCACTGCTTTGTTTGGTCTTTTTGGTGCGATGACTGCAATTGGACTTCGCAATATTCATAACCCAATGATCAGTTTCTTAGGTAGACAGGCCTTCGTTTTAGCCTTAATTAACCTGGGGATTGATATTTTTGCCCCTGGCATCGATATTTGGGGTCACCTCGGTGGTTTGATTGTCGGTTTCTTATTAGCGGTTATTTTAGGCGATCGTGTAATGAAGACTTACAATCCTAAGTGGCGTGTTTTGGCTGGTGCCGTACTAATTTTTTATGTAGTTTGGACAGTTAGAACAGGTATGATTATTAACTTCTAA
- a CDS encoding 5-formyltetrahydrofolate cyclo-ligase: protein MKKAELRKEQINKLKEFANTKEKETEDSILLEKLMETDLIKNSQTIGVTASLPFEVDTSELIARLWEAGKKVYLAKARADQDHTLDFLRYTYMSKLVKSKFGVEEIADGDTEVNNELDLVIVPGLAFALDSHVRLGFGGGYYDRFLAKYNPKTVSLVSSPMQFASSEWPVEKTDIPIQTIVTTDKIY from the coding sequence ATGAAAAAAGCAGAATTAAGAAAAGAACAAATCAACAAATTAAAAGAATTCGCGAATACAAAAGAAAAAGAGACTGAAGATAGCATCCTGTTAGAGAAGCTAATGGAGACCGACTTGATTAAAAATAGCCAAACAATTGGCGTGACCGCTTCTCTGCCTTTTGAAGTCGATACGTCAGAATTAATCGCCAGATTGTGGGAAGCTGGTAAAAAGGTTTATTTAGCTAAGGCTAGAGCAGACCAAGATCATACATTGGACTTTCTTCGTTACACTTATATGAGCAAGCTGGTGAAATCAAAATTTGGCGTTGAAGAAATTGCTGATGGGGATACCGAAGTTAATAACGAGCTTGATCTGGTGATTGTGCCTGGTTTAGCTTTTGCGTTAGACTCACATGTTCGTTTAGGTTTTGGCGGCGGTTATTATGACCGTTTTTTGGCTAAATATAATCCTAAGACTGTCTCACTAGTAAGTTCGCCAATGCAGTTTGCCAGTTCAGAATGGCCAGTAGAAAAAACGGATATTCCAATTCAAACGATTGTGACGACTGACAAAATCTATTAA
- the rpmG gene encoding 50S ribosomal protein L33, whose protein sequence is MADNIILECTECGDRSYLSKKNKRKHPERLSLKKYCPVERRVTLHRETK, encoded by the coding sequence ATGGCAGATAACATCATTTTAGAATGCACCGAATGTGGCGATAGAAGTTACTTATCTAAGAAGAACAAGCGTAAGCATCCGGAACGTTTATCTTTGAAGAAGTATTGCCCAGTTGAAAGACGAGTAACACTTCACCGTGAAACTAAGTAA